The DNA region GCGAGGATTGCCATTTGGGTGTTTACCCGCATATTCATTCTGCTCGCCATTGGCATCAACCCGTATCGAAAACTCACCGGCAACGGCCGCCAAGGCATTATCTACTTCCGGCCCAATAAACAATCCCTGGTTAACCAAGCCATCGGCCAACATTTCGGGGAACGCGCAAGCCTCTGGCTGGTGATAACGGCAGTGGATCAGCTCCAGCGCCATGTGGGTATGCACTATGGCTGCATCCACATCCGCCGGTGTATAGGGCTCAGGCCGCGAAGGCAGATCGACACCGAAAAAGAAGGCCAACTCCGGTTCAATCCGCGCCTTGTCGCCCTTGGGCCATAAGAGCACGGGAGCAACAGAGTCTATGGTGCGTGTATAAATAGGGCCGACAACGATTTTGTCCTGCGGTGGCTGCAAGCATTTCCATCCCCCGATACTGTCATCCATCAGCTCACACCAATAATTGCTCACCGCCTGCTGGATATCCAGGGCATCGACCAGGGTATAGGGACGGCAGGATTCCGGGAGGCGATCATCGGCAATGCCATTGCGGCGACGCTCAACAAGAATGGCAGCAGCTTCAGAAGCGAGGGATGGGTTCATATACATTCCTTAAGGGCAATCAGTCGATAAAAACCAGGGGCCATAAAGCACCAAACCCCGGAAAGGGGCTTGGTATGGGGTAACGCGGGTCGGAGTTAGTGCCCGTGAGGGGTTAGCTCACAGGCGATATGCTTTAAATCTTCGCTGGACTCTATGATGTTGGCGACAGTGTTGTTCGCCTTTTCCGGATCGAGATGCAGGTCGTCATACACTTGCTGGGGCACGGGCAGCTTGGGCCCTCGACCTATACCATGGTAGCGCAGCAGTCGCTGGGCAACGAAAATCAGCTTG from Cellvibrio japonicus Ueda107 includes:
- a CDS encoding hydratase yields the protein MNPSLASEAAAILVERRRNGIADDRLPESCRPYTLVDALDIQQAVSNYWCELMDDSIGGWKCLQPPQDKIVVGPIYTRTIDSVAPVLLWPKGDKARIEPELAFFFGVDLPSRPEPYTPADVDAAIVHTHMALELIHCRYHQPEACAFPEMLADGLVNQGLFIGPEVDNALAAVAGEFSIRVDANGEQNEYAGKHPNGNPRAPLYWLVEFLRKQGQGIVAGQAVITGSYAGVLEVPLDTDIRIHYAGLGEMSVSFLPRQSY